From a single Mesorhizobium shangrilense genomic region:
- a CDS encoding FtsB family cell division protein, translating to MWTRQHKQRNTGRLIIPSLCVVFVAYFGFHAYHGEFGINSRYQMEARAADLQGQLNAIKARRVELERRVQLLHEGSIEKDMLDEQARRALNLSQADEITIMLPDSNK from the coding sequence ATGTGGACACGCCAGCATAAACAGAGAAACACCGGCCGGCTGATCATTCCATCGCTGTGCGTGGTGTTCGTGGCCTATTTTGGCTTCCACGCCTATCATGGCGAGTTCGGTATCAATTCGAGATATCAGATGGAAGCGAGGGCCGCCGACCTTCAGGGGCAGCTCAATGCCATCAAGGCGCGCCGCGTCGAGCTCGAACGCCGTGTCCAACTCCTGCACGAGGGTTCCATCGAGAAAGACATGCTTGATGAGCAGGCGCGCAGGGCGCTGAATCTCTCCCAGGCTGATGAAATTACCATCATGCTGCCTGACTCAAATAAATAA
- a CDS encoding pyruvate dehydrogenase complex E1 component subunit beta, with the protein MPIEILMPALSPTMEEGNLSKWLKNEGDKVVAGDVIAEIETDKATMEVEAVDEGTLGKILVAAGTEGVKVNTPIAVLLQDGESAADVGKAAAPAKAEAPAKAEAPAEGKAEAVKPAAAPVAAAPKSEIAADPDIPAGTEMVSTTVREALRDAMAEEMRRDGDVFIMGEEVAEYQGAYKITQGLLQEFGPRRVVDTPITEHGFAGVGVGAAMAGLRPIVEFMTFNFAMQAIDQIINSAAKTLYMSGGQMGAPIVFRGPNGAAARVAAQHSQCYAAWYSHIPGLKVVMPYTAADAKGLLKAAIRDPNPIIFLENEILYGQSFDVPKLDDFVLPIGKARIHKTGKDVTIVSFGIGMTYAVKAEAELRGMGIDAEIIDLRTIRPLDLDTIIASVKKTNRLIVVEEGYPQSSVGDHIANQVSQRAFDFLDAPVITIAGKDVPMPYAANLEKLALPNVGEVIEAVKAVTYR; encoded by the coding sequence ATGCCGATCGAAATTCTCATGCCCGCTCTCTCGCCGACCATGGAAGAGGGCAATCTTTCCAAGTGGTTGAAGAACGAGGGCGACAAGGTTGTTGCCGGCGATGTCATCGCCGAAATTGAAACAGACAAGGCGACGATGGAAGTCGAAGCCGTCGATGAAGGCACGCTGGGCAAGATCCTGGTTGCCGCGGGTACCGAAGGCGTCAAGGTCAACACACCGATTGCCGTTTTGCTGCAGGACGGCGAAAGTGCCGCCGATGTCGGCAAGGCTGCGGCTCCCGCCAAGGCGGAAGCGCCAGCGAAGGCAGAGGCTCCAGCCGAGGGAAAAGCGGAAGCCGTCAAGCCGGCCGCTGCACCGGTCGCAGCCGCTCCTAAGTCAGAAATCGCTGCTGATCCGGACATTCCGGCCGGCACGGAGATGGTCTCGACCACGGTGCGCGAAGCGTTGCGTGATGCGATGGCCGAGGAAATGCGCCGCGACGGCGACGTCTTCATCATGGGCGAGGAGGTTGCCGAATACCAGGGCGCCTACAAGATCACGCAAGGCCTGCTGCAGGAGTTCGGTCCGCGTCGCGTCGTCGACACGCCGATCACCGAGCACGGCTTTGCCGGCGTCGGCGTCGGTGCGGCGATGGCCGGGCTCAGGCCGATCGTCGAGTTCATGACCTTCAACTTCGCCATGCAGGCGATCGACCAGATCATCAACTCCGCCGCCAAGACGCTCTACATGTCCGGCGGACAGATGGGTGCGCCGATCGTGTTTCGCGGCCCGAACGGTGCCGCCGCCCGCGTCGCCGCCCAGCATTCGCAGTGTTACGCTGCCTGGTACAGCCACATTCCGGGCCTCAAAGTGGTGATGCCCTACACGGCAGCCGACGCCAAGGGCCTGCTGAAGGCCGCGATCCGCGATCCCAACCCGATCATCTTCCTCGAAAACGAAATCCTCTACGGCCAGTCCTTCGACGTGCCGAAGTTGGACGATTTCGTGCTGCCGATCGGCAAGGCGCGCATCCACAAGACCGGCAAGGACGTCACCATCGTCTCCTTCGGCATCGGCATGACCTACGCGGTCAAGGCCGAGGCGGAATTGCGCGGCATGGGCATCGATGCCGAGATCATCGACCTCAGGACCATCCGGCCGCTTGATCTCGACACCATCATCGCATCGGTCAAGAAGACCAACCGGCTGATTGTCGTGGAAGAGGGGTATCCGCAGAGCTCGGTCGGCGATCACATCGCCAATCAGGTCTCGCAGCGCGCCTTCGATTTCCTTGATGCGCCGGTCATCACCATTGCCGGCAAGGATGTGCCGATGCCCTATGCGGCGAACCTCGAAAAGCTGGCATTGCCCAATGTCGGCGAGGTCATCGAGGCGGTCAAAGCCGTCACGTATCGCTGA
- the pdhA gene encoding pyruvate dehydrogenase (acetyl-transferring) E1 component subunit alpha has product MATAARKAPAKSKSDGKSGLSAPKPAEFTKDEELAAYRHMLLIRRFEEKAGQLYGMGFIGGFCHLYIGQEAVVTGMKMALVEGDQMITAYRDHGHMLAMELSPRGVMAELTGRRGGLSRGKGGSMHMFSKEKHFYGGHGIVGAQVSLGTGLAFANRYRDNNNVSLTYFGDGAANQGQVYESFNMASLWKLPVIYIIENNRYAMGTSVSRSSAETDFSHRGASFKIPGIQVDGMDVRAVKAAGDLATEWCRAGNGPLILEMQTYRYRGHSMSDPAKYRSKEEVQKMRSEHDPIEQVKARLTEKKWADEDELKTIDKEVRDIVADAAEFAQHDAEPDPSELWTDIVL; this is encoded by the coding sequence ATGGCCACCGCCGCCAGAAAAGCGCCTGCCAAATCCAAATCCGACGGCAAATCAGGGCTTTCAGCGCCCAAGCCTGCCGAATTCACCAAGGATGAAGAGCTTGCCGCCTACCGGCACATGCTCTTGATCCGCCGCTTCGAGGAAAAGGCCGGCCAGCTCTATGGCATGGGCTTCATCGGCGGCTTTTGCCACCTCTACATCGGCCAGGAAGCTGTCGTTACCGGCATGAAGATGGCGCTGGTCGAAGGTGATCAGATGATCACCGCCTATCGCGATCACGGCCATATGCTGGCGATGGAATTGTCGCCGCGCGGTGTGATGGCCGAGCTGACCGGACGCCGTGGCGGCCTGTCGAGGGGCAAGGGCGGCTCCATGCACATGTTCTCCAAGGAGAAGCATTTTTACGGCGGCCACGGCATCGTCGGCGCGCAGGTGTCGCTTGGCACCGGTCTCGCTTTCGCCAACCGCTACCGCGACAACAACAATGTGTCGCTGACCTATTTCGGCGATGGCGCCGCCAACCAGGGCCAGGTCTACGAGAGCTTCAACATGGCCTCGCTGTGGAAGCTGCCGGTGATCTACATCATCGAGAACAACCGCTACGCCATGGGCACGTCCGTTTCGCGCTCATCGGCCGAGACCGATTTCTCGCACCGTGGCGCATCCTTCAAGATTCCCGGCATCCAGGTTGACGGCATGGATGTGCGCGCCGTGAAAGCCGCGGGTGATCTCGCCACCGAATGGTGCCGCGCCGGCAACGGACCGCTGATCCTCGAAATGCAGACCTACCGCTACCGCGGACACTCCATGTCCGATCCGGCAAAATACCGCTCCAAGGAAGAAGTGCAGAAGATGCGCTCCGAACATGACCCGATCGAGCAGGTCAAGGCGCGGCTGACCGAGAAGAAATGGGCTGATGAGGACGAACTGAAGACCATCGACAAGGAAGTTCGCGACATCGTCGCCGACGCCGCCGAATTTGCCCAGCACGACGCAGAGCCGGATCCGTCCGAGCTCTGGACCGACATCGTACTGTAA
- a CDS encoding type II toxin-antitoxin system RatA family toxin, translated as MPKFEATRRVSHTPEQMFALVANVETYPQFLPLCEALTVRSRKERDGRTILLADMSVGYKAIRETFTTQVLLKPDEKAIEVKYIDGPFKYLTNVWRFEPAEGGCDVRFFIDYEFKSRILGAVMGTMFDRAFRMFAEAFEKRADVIYGTAPAV; from the coding sequence ATGCCAAAATTCGAAGCAACCCGCCGGGTATCGCACACGCCGGAACAGATGTTTGCGCTGGTCGCCAATGTCGAGACCTATCCGCAATTCCTGCCGCTTTGCGAGGCGCTGACGGTTCGCTCGCGCAAGGAGCGCGATGGGCGCACGATTCTCTTGGCGGACATGAGCGTTGGCTACAAGGCGATCCGCGAAACCTTCACCACGCAGGTCCTGTTGAAGCCGGATGAGAAGGCCATCGAGGTCAAATACATCGACGGTCCGTTCAAATATCTGACCAATGTCTGGCGTTTCGAGCCGGCGGAGGGCGGCTGCGATGTCCGCTTCTTCATCGACTATGAGTTCAAGAGCCGCATTCTGGGCGCGGTCATGGGGACCATGTTCGACCGCGCCTTCCGCATGTTCGCCGAAGCGTTCGAGAAGCGCGCGGACGTGATCTACGGCACCGCTCCGGCGGTTTGA
- a CDS encoding CinA family protein, whose translation MSSSGLANALFRACQQRGIMLATAESCTGGMIVAAMTDIAGSSAVVDRGFITYSNDAKMEMLGVSAATLEAHGAVSRETAMEMASGALARSRAGLTLAVTGVAGPGGGSADKPVGLVWFGVALAGQPVLAECELFADNGRDFIRRETVKHALELGLQALEGQTAGAVP comes from the coding sequence ATGAGCAGCAGCGGTCTTGCGAATGCGTTGTTTCGAGCCTGCCAGCAGCGCGGCATCATGCTGGCGACGGCCGAGAGTTGCACCGGCGGCATGATCGTCGCCGCCATGACGGATATCGCCGGCTCCTCGGCCGTGGTCGATCGCGGCTTCATCACCTATTCGAACGACGCCAAGATGGAAATGCTCGGCGTTTCCGCCGCCACGCTTGAAGCGCATGGCGCGGTTTCGCGCGAAACCGCGATGGAGATGGCAAGCGGCGCCCTGGCCCGCTCGCGGGCCGGATTGACACTTGCGGTCACCGGCGTTGCGGGTCCCGGCGGCGGTTCGGCGGACAAGCCAGTCGGCCTAGTCTGGTTTGGTGTCGCCTTGGCCGGCCAACCCGTCCTCGCCGAATGCGAGTTGTTTGCCGACAATGGCCGTGATTTCATCCGACGCGAAACGGTCAAGCACGCGCTCGAGCTTGGCTTGCAAGCACTTGAGGGTCAAACCGCCGGAGCGGTGCCGTAG
- a CDS encoding bifunctional 2-C-methyl-D-erythritol 4-phosphate cytidylyltransferase/2-C-methyl-D-erythritol 2,4-cyclodiphosphate synthase, with the protein MTDASKIQASGADGKVAVVIVAAGRGARAGQANGPKQYQSIGGSAVIARTLDVFLAHPRTGPVVVAIHADDLDLFQQAASGHADRIMTVIGGATRQDSVRLGLLALRSHAPGQVLIHDAVRPFVDAELIDRTIATIGERQGALPALPIADTLKRESAAGMIGETVPRAGLHAAQTPQGFPFWPILAAHEKAHHLGKSDFTDDAAIAEWAHIPVKIVPGSPDNVKLTWARDIAMAHQRLSGERMHFPDIRTGNGYDVHAFEAGDHVTLCGVAIPHDKKLSGHSDADVGLHALTDALLATCGAGDIGTHFPPSDPQWKGAASRIFVEHAAKLVRERGGRIANADITLICEAPRIGPHREAMTETLSGMLGISRDRISIKATTNEKLGFVGREEGIAAIATASVVFPGEVPE; encoded by the coding sequence ATGACTGACGCAAGTAAAATTCAGGCTTCGGGCGCGGATGGCAAGGTCGCGGTGGTTATCGTCGCCGCCGGCCGCGGTGCACGCGCCGGACAGGCCAATGGACCCAAGCAATATCAAAGCATTGGCGGCAGCGCTGTCATCGCCCGGACACTGGACGTGTTCCTGGCACATCCACGGACCGGCCCCGTCGTTGTCGCCATCCATGCCGACGATCTCGACCTGTTCCAGCAGGCGGCAAGCGGCCATGCCGACAGGATAATGACGGTCATTGGCGGAGCCACAAGGCAGGATTCCGTCCGGCTGGGCCTGCTGGCGCTGAGGAGCCATGCGCCGGGGCAAGTACTCATCCATGACGCGGTCCGGCCGTTCGTCGACGCCGAACTCATAGACCGCACGATTGCCACGATCGGTGAGCGTCAGGGGGCACTGCCCGCCCTGCCGATTGCCGACACGCTGAAACGGGAATCGGCCGCCGGCATGATCGGCGAAACGGTTCCGAGAGCGGGATTGCACGCCGCCCAGACACCGCAGGGGTTTCCGTTCTGGCCGATCCTGGCCGCGCACGAAAAAGCCCATCACCTGGGAAAGAGCGACTTCACCGACGACGCCGCGATTGCCGAATGGGCGCATATTCCCGTCAAGATCGTTCCGGGCTCGCCCGACAATGTCAAACTCACCTGGGCAAGGGACATTGCCATGGCGCACCAGCGACTTTCGGGAGAACGGATGCACTTTCCAGATATCAGGACCGGCAATGGCTATGATGTCCATGCATTCGAGGCCGGCGATCATGTTACTCTGTGCGGCGTCGCCATTCCGCACGACAAGAAGCTCTCCGGTCACTCGGACGCCGATGTCGGCCTCCATGCCTTGACCGACGCATTGCTGGCCACCTGCGGTGCCGGCGACATCGGAACGCATTTCCCGCCATCAGATCCGCAATGGAAGGGTGCTGCGTCACGGATCTTCGTCGAACACGCGGCGAAACTGGTCCGCGAACGCGGCGGGCGCATCGCCAATGCCGATATCACGCTGATCTGCGAAGCGCCGCGGATTGGCCCGCATCGTGAAGCGATGACTGAAACGCTTTCAGGAATGCTGGGCATTTCGCGGGACCGCATTTCGATCAAGGCGACAACCAACGAGAAGCTCGGTTTTGTCGGCCGAGAGGAAGGCATAGCGGCAATCGCCACTGCCAGCGTGGTGTTTCCCGGCGAGGTTCCGGAATGA
- a CDS encoding GlsB/YeaQ/YmgE family stress response membrane protein translates to MHLNGVGWIAAIIIGGLAGWFAEMFMKSNTGILMNIILGIVGAIVLNAILQALNIGVFGVGWIAYLITGFIGACLLIWVGRLVRR, encoded by the coding sequence ATGCACTTGAATGGCGTCGGTTGGATAGCAGCGATCATCATCGGAGGCTTGGCGGGCTGGTTCGCCGAAATGTTCATGAAGAGCAACACCGGCATCTTGATGAACATCATTCTGGGCATCGTCGGCGCTATCGTGCTGAATGCCATCCTGCAGGCCCTGAACATTGGCGTCTTCGGCGTCGGCTGGATCGCCTATCTGATCACCGGCTTCATCGGGGCGTGTCTGCTGATCTGGGTCGGTCGCTTGGTGCGCCGTTAA
- the lipA gene encoding lipoyl synthase encodes MVTVLDNIANAPRLRHPEKAHKPDQEVLRKPDWIRVKAPVSKGYAETREIVKSHKLVTVCEEAGCPNIGECWEKKHATFMIMGEICTRACAFCNVATGIPTALDPDEPARVAQAVKQMGLTHVVITSVDRDDLADGGARHFAEVIRAIRAATPLTTIEILTPDFLRKEGALEIVVAARPDVFNHNLETVPSNYLTVRPGARYFHSIRLLQRVKELDPSIFTKSGIMVGLGEERNEILQLMDDLRSANVDFMTIGQYLQPSKKHHPVIRFVTPEEFKSFETIGKTKGFLLVASSPLTRSSHHAGDDFARLRAAREAFLKKSA; translated from the coding sequence ATGGTCACTGTCCTCGACAACATCGCCAATGCGCCACGCCTGCGGCATCCGGAGAAGGCCCACAAGCCCGACCAGGAGGTGCTGCGCAAACCAGATTGGATCCGCGTCAAGGCGCCGGTGTCGAAGGGCTATGCCGAGACGCGCGAGATCGTGAAGTCGCACAAGCTGGTGACGGTGTGCGAAGAAGCCGGCTGTCCGAACATCGGCGAGTGCTGGGAGAAGAAGCACGCCACCTTCATGATCATGGGCGAAATCTGCACGCGCGCTTGTGCGTTCTGCAATGTCGCCACCGGCATCCCGACCGCGCTCGATCCTGATGAACCGGCTCGCGTGGCGCAAGCCGTCAAGCAGATGGGGCTAACCCATGTCGTCATCACCTCGGTCGACCGCGACGATCTCGCCGACGGCGGCGCCCGGCATTTCGCCGAAGTGATCCGCGCCATAAGGGCAGCGACACCTTTGACGACGATCGAGATCCTGACGCCCGATTTCCTTCGCAAGGAAGGCGCGCTGGAGATCGTGGTGGCGGCCAGGCCCGACGTCTTCAACCACAATCTGGAAACCGTGCCGTCCAACTATCTGACGGTTCGCCCGGGCGCGCGCTACTTCCACTCGATCAGGCTTCTGCAGCGCGTGAAGGAGCTCGATCCTTCGATCTTCACCAAGTCCGGCATCATGGTTGGCCTCGGCGAAGAGCGGAACGAAATCCTGCAGTTGATGGACGACCTGCGCTCGGCCAATGTCGACTTCATGACCATCGGCCAGTACTTGCAGCCGTCGAAGAAGCATCATCCGGTGATCCGTTTCGTCACGCCGGAGGAGTTCAAGTCCTTCGAGACAATCGGCAAGACCAAGGGTTTCCTCCTGGTGGCGTCCAGCCCGCTGACGCGTTCGTCGCACCATGCCGGCGACGACTTCGCCCGGCTGCGCGCGGCGCGGGAAGCATTCCTGAAGAAATCAGCCTAA
- a CDS encoding SGNH/GDSL hydrolase family protein, translated as MKTVLCYGDSLTWGYNAEGGRHPLDDRWPSVLQAVLGAGVYVVADGLNGRTTAFDDHLAGADRNGARLLPTVLMTHAPIDLIVIMLGANDMKPWIHGNPVAAKQGIQRLINIVRGHDYPFDWPAPQILIVSPPAVSRTENAEFKEMFAGGDDASTRLAPLYADLADESGCGFFDAGSVAETTPLDGVHLDAENTRNIGQALAPLVRVMLEL; from the coding sequence ATGAAGACAGTTCTTTGCTACGGCGATTCGCTGACCTGGGGCTACAATGCCGAAGGCGGACGTCATCCTCTGGACGACCGTTGGCCGAGCGTGCTGCAGGCCGTGTTGGGCGCCGGCGTCTACGTTGTTGCCGACGGCTTGAATGGCCGCACCACCGCCTTCGACGATCATCTGGCCGGCGCGGACCGCAACGGCGCAAGACTGTTGCCAACTGTCCTGATGACGCACGCACCGATCGACCTGATCGTCATCATGCTTGGCGCCAACGACATGAAGCCGTGGATCCACGGCAATCCGGTGGCGGCCAAGCAAGGCATCCAACGCCTGATCAATATCGTGCGCGGCCACGACTATCCGTTTGACTGGCCGGCGCCGCAAATCCTCATCGTTTCACCGCCAGCGGTCAGCCGCACCGAAAACGCCGAGTTCAAGGAAATGTTCGCCGGTGGCGATGACGCTTCCACCCGGTTGGCGCCGCTCTATGCGGACCTTGCCGATGAGAGCGGCTGCGGCTTCTTCGATGCGGGCAGCGTGGCTGAGACCACGCCGCTCGACGGTGTGCATCTCGATGCTGAAAATACTCGAAACATCGGTCAAGCCCTCGCGCCGCTCGTGCGCGTCATGCTGGAATTGTGA
- a CDS encoding pyruvate dehydrogenase complex dihydrolipoamide acetyltransferase — MPINITMPALSPTMEEGNLSKWLVKEGDKVSPGDVIAEIETDKATMEVEAVDEGTVAKLVVPAGTEGVKVNALIAILAGEGEDAGAAAKGGGDPASAKAEAPKAESPKAETPKEAPKPAAAAAAPTPAKAEPAQAANGHAGGERTFASPLARRVAKDAGVDVSSVTGTGPHGRVVKADVDAAIAGSGAKAAPAAKPAPAAAPAAAPAPKVMSDDQVLKLFEQGSYDLIPHDNMRKTIARRLVEAKSTIPHFYLTLDCELDALLALRTQLNAAAPTKKTDKGESPAYKLSVNDMVIKAMAMALKAVPDANASWTETAMVKHKHADVGVAVSIPGGLITPIIRKADEKTLSVISNEMKDLASRARSRKLKPEEYQGGTTAVSNLGMFGIKDFAAVINPPHATILAVGAGEQRAVVKNGEIKIATVMSVTLSTDHRAVDGALGAELLVAFKRLIENPMGMLV, encoded by the coding sequence ATGCCAATCAACATCACCATGCCGGCCCTCTCGCCCACGATGGAAGAGGGCAATCTCTCCAAGTGGCTCGTGAAGGAAGGCGACAAGGTTTCGCCGGGCGACGTGATTGCCGAGATCGAAACCGACAAGGCGACGATGGAGGTCGAAGCCGTTGATGAGGGCACGGTTGCGAAGCTCGTCGTTCCCGCCGGCACCGAAGGCGTCAAGGTCAATGCGCTGATCGCAATCCTGGCCGGCGAAGGCGAGGATGCGGGCGCGGCCGCAAAGGGCGGTGGCGACCCGGCATCGGCCAAGGCAGAGGCTCCGAAGGCGGAATCACCAAAGGCTGAAACGCCTAAGGAAGCGCCTAAGCCCGCAGCGGCCGCTGCGGCGCCCACACCGGCGAAGGCTGAGCCGGCTCAGGCCGCCAATGGTCATGCCGGTGGTGAGCGCACTTTTGCCTCACCGCTCGCACGCCGGGTCGCCAAGGATGCCGGCGTCGATGTGTCTTCGGTAACCGGCACCGGCCCGCACGGCCGCGTGGTCAAGGCCGACGTTGACGCGGCGATCGCCGGTAGCGGCGCCAAGGCCGCGCCTGCAGCCAAGCCAGCACCGGCCGCGGCGCCTGCGGCCGCACCCGCGCCGAAGGTAATGTCGGACGACCAGGTGCTGAAGCTGTTCGAGCAGGGCTCCTATGACCTCATCCCGCACGACAACATGCGCAAGACCATCGCGCGCCGCTTGGTCGAGGCCAAATCAACCATTCCGCATTTCTACCTGACGCTCGATTGCGAGCTCGACGCGCTGCTGGCACTGCGCACGCAGCTCAACGCGGCTGCGCCGACGAAGAAGACCGACAAGGGCGAGTCTCCCGCCTACAAGCTGTCGGTCAACGACATGGTCATCAAGGCAATGGCCATGGCGTTGAAGGCCGTGCCGGATGCCAATGCCTCTTGGACCGAAACCGCCATGGTCAAGCACAAGCATGCCGATGTCGGCGTCGCCGTGTCGATCCCCGGTGGGCTGATCACGCCGATCATCCGCAAGGCGGACGAGAAGACGCTGTCGGTGATCTCCAACGAGATGAAGGATCTGGCGAGCCGTGCCCGAAGCCGCAAGCTGAAGCCGGAAGAGTACCAGGGGGGCACCACGGCGGTGTCCAACCTCGGCATGTTCGGCATCAAGGACTTTGCCGCCGTCATCAACCCGCCGCATGCGACAATCCTCGCGGTCGGCGCCGGCGAACAGCGGGCGGTGGTGAAGAATGGCGAGATCAAGATTGCGACGGTGATGTCGGTGACGCTGTCGACCGACCATCGCGCCGTCGATGGCGCGCTTGGCGCTGAACTGCTCGTTGCCTTCAAGCGCCTGATCGAAAACCCGATGGGCATGCTGGTGTAG
- the lpdA gene encoding dihydrolipoyl dehydrogenase — MAENYDVIIIGSGPGGYIAAIRAAQLGLKTAVVEREHLAGICSNWGCIPTKALLRSAEIMHYSDHLKDYGLKIEGTIKADLKAIVDRSRGIAQRMNGGVGFLMKKNKIDVIWGEAKLTKANEIVVSKTSKKPMEPQAPLPKNTKGEGTYTAKHIIIATGARPRALPGIEPDGKLIWTYFEAMVPPEMPKSLLVMGSGAIGIEFASFYRTMGVDVTVVEVLPAVMPVEDAEISAFAKKQFEKQGMKIHLEAKVTKVEKSANAITAHVQMKDGKVEKITADRMISAVGVQGNIENLGLESLGVKTERGCIVIDSYGKTNVAGVYAIGDVAGPPMLAHKAEHEAVICVEKIAGLPNVHPMDKLKIPGCTYCNPQVASVGLTEAKAKAEGKDIRVGRFPFVANGKAIALGEDQGLVKTIFDKKTGQLLGAHMVGAEVTELIQGFVVAMNLETTEEELMHTIFPHPTLSEMMKESVLDAYGRALNA, encoded by the coding sequence GTGGCTGAGAACTACGACGTCATCATCATCGGCTCCGGCCCCGGCGGCTATATCGCCGCCATTCGTGCGGCGCAGTTGGGCCTGAAGACGGCCGTCGTCGAGCGCGAACATCTGGCGGGCATCTGTTCGAACTGGGGCTGCATCCCGACCAAGGCGTTGCTGCGCTCGGCCGAGATCATGCACTATTCGGACCATCTCAAGGACTATGGCCTGAAGATCGAGGGCACCATAAAGGCGGATCTGAAGGCGATCGTCGACCGTTCGCGTGGCATTGCGCAGCGCATGAACGGTGGCGTCGGCTTCCTGATGAAGAAGAACAAGATCGACGTCATCTGGGGCGAGGCCAAGCTGACCAAGGCCAATGAGATCGTCGTTTCGAAGACGTCGAAGAAACCGATGGAGCCGCAAGCGCCGCTGCCCAAGAATACCAAAGGTGAGGGCACCTACACCGCAAAGCACATCATTATCGCCACTGGCGCCAGGCCACGCGCGCTGCCCGGCATCGAGCCGGACGGCAAGTTGATCTGGACCTATTTCGAGGCCATGGTACCGCCGGAAATGCCGAAGTCGCTGCTGGTGATGGGCTCTGGCGCTATTGGCATCGAGTTCGCCTCCTTCTACCGCACCATGGGCGTCGACGTGACGGTGGTCGAGGTGCTGCCCGCCGTCATGCCGGTGGAGGACGCCGAGATTTCCGCCTTCGCCAAGAAGCAGTTCGAGAAGCAAGGCATGAAGATCCATCTTGAGGCCAAGGTGACCAAGGTCGAGAAATCAGCCAATGCGATCACCGCTCATGTCCAGATGAAGGACGGCAAGGTCGAGAAAATCACGGCCGACCGGATGATTTCAGCCGTTGGCGTGCAGGGCAACATCGAGAATCTCGGGCTGGAATCGCTTGGCGTCAAGACCGAGCGCGGCTGCATCGTCATCGACAGCTACGGCAAGACCAATGTTGCCGGCGTCTATGCCATCGGCGACGTCGCCGGCCCGCCAATGCTTGCCCACAAGGCCGAGCATGAAGCGGTTATCTGCGTCGAGAAGATCGCTGGCCTGCCCAATGTCCATCCTATGGACAAGCTCAAGATTCCCGGCTGCACTTATTGCAACCCGCAGGTGGCTTCGGTCGGCCTGACGGAGGCCAAGGCAAAGGCCGAAGGCAAGGACATACGTGTCGGCCGCTTCCCCTTCGTTGCCAACGGCAAGGCCATTGCGCTGGGCGAGGATCAGGGTCTCGTCAAGACCATCTTCGACAAGAAGACCGGGCAGTTGCTGGGTGCCCATATGGTGGGCGCCGAGGTGACCGAGCTGATCCAGGGGTTTGTCGTGGCGATGAACCTCGAGACCACCGAGGAAGAGCTGATGCACACCATCTTCCCGCATCCGACGCTGTCGGAGATGATGAAGGAAAGCGTGCTTGACGCCTATGGCCGCGCGCTGAATGCGTGA